The Streptomyces sp. HSG2 genome has a segment encoding these proteins:
- a CDS encoding SPFH domain-containing protein, whose product MIRSESTTEIPVHLLFRDAARQLPPPVGPRRATREHDPEDRSSPPVISAHPSAPEPEPDLVERPARVLPGALGVLVGSGSLAGAAVTAWWLSRSALSTPSSTWGGAAAWAICGAWLLPALLGFGGLVRSHAGRARVLCLFGRYRGTVRRTGLLWVNPLLRRRRVDVRLRHWRGAPMPAADASGVPLRTVLLVVWRVRDTARALWSVTDHEAYVRACVEAALIRVPLEAAGEARDVAGSLTRLVAEEAATVGLEVFSVRPVRVEYAPEVAAAMRRRRIAALDARERASVLASVVDAVQDTVNRLTARGLVDFDDRERTALVRELTVAFCAGRSDGPH is encoded by the coding sequence CTGATCCGAAGCGAGTCGACCACCGAGATCCCGGTGCACCTGCTCTTCCGCGACGCGGCGCGACAGCTGCCGCCGCCGGTCGGCCCCCGCAGGGCGACGCGCGAGCACGACCCGGAGGATCGGTCGTCTCCCCCCGTCATCTCGGCGCACCCTTCGGCGCCCGAACCCGAACCGGACCTCGTCGAGCGTCCCGCCCGGGTACTCCCCGGCGCGCTCGGGGTGCTCGTCGGCTCCGGATCGCTGGCCGGCGCGGCCGTCACCGCGTGGTGGCTCTCGCGTTCCGCCCTCTCCACCCCTTCCTCGACGTGGGGCGGCGCCGCCGCGTGGGCGATCTGCGGGGCCTGGTTGCTGCCGGCGCTCCTCGGCTTCGGCGGACTGGTCCGTTCCCACGCCGGGCGGGCCCGGGTCCTCTGCCTCTTCGGGCGGTACCGGGGCACCGTCCGCCGCACCGGGCTGCTCTGGGTCAACCCCCTGCTCCGGCGCCGCCGCGTCGACGTGCGACTCCGGCACTGGCGCGGCGCGCCCATGCCCGCCGCGGACGCGAGCGGCGTGCCGCTGCGGACGGTGCTCCTGGTCGTGTGGCGGGTGCGGGACACCGCGCGGGCGTTGTGGAGTGTCACGGACCACGAGGCGTACGTGCGTGCCTGCGTCGAGGCGGCGTTGATCCGGGTTCCCCTGGAGGCCGCCGGCGAGGCCCGCGACGTGGCCGGGTCGCTGACCCGGCTGGTGGCGGAGGAGGCGGCGACGGTCGGACTGGAGGTCTTCTCGGTGCGCCCGGTCCGGGTGGAGTACGCGCCGGAGGTCGCCGCCGCGATGCGTCGCCGGCGGATCGCGGCACTGGACGCCCGGGAGCGGGCGAGCGTCCTGGCCTCGGTGGTCGACGCGGTGCAGGACACGGTGAACCGGTTGACCGCGCGGGGGCTCGTCGACTTCGACGACCGTGAGCGGACGGCGCTGGTGAGGGAGCTGACGGTGGCGTTCTGCGCGGGGCGGTCGGACGGCCCGCACTGA
- a CDS encoding NlpC/P60 family protein, which translates to MEAPEFEEVAPDPACACAGCLATRIPPRASRGGALARPAVVRTVVAATATPLAVAGAGQAAALPADDTPSAAPQVEAIEPGETPQGPRAPLYGVDPDVTPMWAVDTPPTTRDRIIERARTWVSARVPYSMSRYWYDGYRQDCSGYVSMAWGLTGNEWTGSLHHFGERITKDELLPGDILLFHNPANPSSGSHVVIFAGWTDDTRESYLAYEQTPPHAVGRVTPYAYWRNSSGYVPYRYNGLVEEGPTGEGLKGPLRAASRAEAGAP; encoded by the coding sequence ATGGAGGCTCCGGAATTCGAGGAAGTCGCTCCCGACCCCGCGTGCGCGTGCGCGGGGTGCCTTGCCACGCGGATCCCGCCGAGGGCGTCGCGCGGCGGCGCGCTCGCCCGCCCGGCGGTCGTCCGGACGGTGGTCGCCGCGACCGCGACGCCCTTGGCCGTGGCGGGAGCGGGTCAGGCGGCGGCACTCCCCGCGGACGACACCCCCTCCGCAGCCCCGCAGGTCGAGGCGATCGAACCGGGCGAGACCCCGCAGGGACCCCGCGCGCCGCTCTACGGCGTCGACCCGGACGTGACGCCGATGTGGGCGGTCGACACGCCCCCCACGACGCGTGACCGGATCATCGAGCGGGCCCGGACCTGGGTCTCCGCACGGGTTCCCTACAGCATGAGCAGGTACTGGTACGACGGCTACCGACAGGACTGCTCCGGATACGTGTCCATGGCCTGGGGACTCACCGGCAACGAATGGACGGGGAGCCTCCACCACTTCGGCGAGCGGATCACCAAGGACGAACTGCTCCCCGGCGACATCCTGCTCTTCCACAACCCGGCCAACCCCTCGTCCGGCTCCCACGTGGTGATCTTCGCCGGTTGGACGGACGACACCCGCGAGTCCTACCTCGCCTACGAACAGACGCCCCCGCACGCCGTCGGCCGCGTCACCCCTTACGCCTACTGGCGGAACTCCTCCGGATACGTCCCGTACCGCTACAACGGGCTCGTCGAGGAGGGTCCGACCGGCGAAGGGCTCAAGGGGCCGCTCCGAGCCGCCTCGCGCGCGGAGGCCGGAGCGCCGTGA